A genomic region of Equus caballus isolate H_3958 breed thoroughbred chromosome 1, TB-T2T, whole genome shotgun sequence contains the following coding sequences:
- the OR4K2 gene encoding olfactory receptor 4K2: MDVANVSTVSEFVLLGLSNSWELRMFSFIVFSMFYVATMVGNSLIVITVIANSHLHSPMYFLLTNLSIIDMSLASFATPKMITDYLTGHRTISFDGCITQIFFLHLFTGTEIILLMAMSFDRYIAICKPLRYTSIISPRVCAALVVASWVVGVMHSMSQVIFALALPFCGPNEVDSFFCDLPVVFQLACVDTYVLGLFMISTSGIIALSCFILLFSSYVVVLVSIKHHASRGSSKALSTCTAHFIVVFMFFGPCIFIYMWPLSSFLVDKILSVFYTIFTPILNPVIYTLRNQEVKTAMRKLKKRILNSNKATPSHYL; encoded by the coding sequence ATGGATGTGGCTAATGTGTCAACTGtttctgaatttgttttgctGGGACTATCTAATTCCTGGGAGCTCCGGATGTTTTCCTTCATAGTATTCTCAATGTTTTATGTGGCAACAATGGTGGGTAATAGCCTCATAGTCATCACAGTTATAGCCAACTCTCACCTACACTCTCCTATGTATTTCCTGCTTACCAATCTTTCCATCATTGACATGTCTCTTGCTTCCTTTGCCACCCCTAAGATGATTACAGACTACCTCACTGGACACAGAACCATCTCCTTTGATGGTTGCATCACCCAGATATTTTTTCTACACCTATTTACTGGGACTGAGATCATTTTACTTATGGCTATGTCCTTTGATAGGTATATTGCAATATGCAAGCCTCTCCGCTACACTTCAATCATAAGTCCCCGAGTGTGTGCTGCTCTTGTGGTGGCTTCCTGGGTTGTGGGAGTCATGCATTCAATGAGCCAGGTCATATTTGCTCTCGCATTACCATTCTGTGGTCCCAATGAAGTAGACAGCTTTTTCTGCGACCTTCCTGTGGTATTCCAGCTGGCTTGTGTGGATACTTATGTCCTGGGTCTCTTTATGATCTCAACAAGTGGTATAATCGCCTTGTCctgctttattcttttattcagttCTTATGTTGTTGTCCTGGTTAGTATCAAGCATCATGCTTCGAGAGGATCGTCTAAGGCTCTTTCTACCTGCACAGCTCATTTCATTGTtgtcttcatgttctttgggCCATGCATCTTCATCTATATGTGGCCACTCAGCAGTTTTCTGGTAGACAAGATCCTGTCTGTGTTTTATACCATCTTTACTCCCATTCTGAACCCAGTAATCTATACCTTGAGGAATCAAGAAGTGAAGACagccatgaggaaactgaagaaaaggattttaaattCCAACAAGGCAACTCCTTCACATTATTTATAG